One window from the genome of Streptomyces sp. NBC_00287 encodes:
- a CDS encoding alpha/beta fold hydrolase, whose protein sequence is MTGPAARRIAADGVELAAYQWGASTAPAVVLVHGYPDTSAVWRPVAERLADRFHVTAFDVRGAGASHRPRGLRAYRMSRLEADLAAVIDAVSPDRPVHLVGHDWGSIHSWESVTGTRLAGRIASFTSISGPCLDHVGHLIRARLRPRHPDLPKLLRQAVRSWYIAYFHVPLLPALTWRALGHRWRAFLTGSQGVPDHTPYPAPTLARDAVSGTALYRANMLPRLLHPRDRPTTVPVQLIIPTRDFCVTPVLSYGVERWTGQIQRRPIDAGHWVQLSHPQEIASRIAEFAHRTEDGSRHSPDHTAHPI, encoded by the coding sequence ATGACCGGCCCGGCCGCCCGCCGGATCGCCGCGGACGGCGTGGAGCTGGCCGCCTACCAATGGGGAGCGTCCACGGCTCCTGCGGTGGTGCTGGTCCACGGTTATCCGGACACCAGCGCCGTGTGGCGCCCGGTCGCCGAGCGCCTGGCCGACCGCTTCCACGTCACCGCCTTCGACGTGCGGGGAGCCGGTGCCTCCCACCGGCCCAGGGGTCTGCGCGCCTACCGGATGTCCCGCCTGGAAGCCGACTTGGCGGCGGTCATCGACGCCGTGAGCCCCGACCGCCCGGTGCACCTGGTCGGACACGACTGGGGATCGATCCACTCCTGGGAGTCGGTCACCGGCACCCGTCTGGCCGGGCGGATCGCCTCGTTCACCTCCATCTCCGGACCCTGCCTGGACCACGTAGGCCACTTGATTCGGGCCCGCCTCCGGCCGCGGCATCCGGACCTGCCGAAGCTGCTGCGGCAGGCCGTACGGTCCTGGTACATCGCCTACTTCCATGTCCCGCTCCTGCCCGCCCTGACCTGGAGAGCACTGGGACACCGCTGGCGCGCCTTCCTCACCGGCTCCCAAGGCGTGCCCGACCACACCCCCTACCCCGCGCCGACGCTGGCCCGCGACGCCGTGTCCGGCACCGCCCTGTACCGCGCCAACATGCTGCCCCGCCTGCTGCATCCCCGGGACCGGCCGACCACCGTCCCGGTTCAACTCATCATCCCCACGCGCGACTTCTGCGTGACCCCGGTGCTGTCGTACGGAGTGGAGCGCTGGACGGGCCAGATACAACGGCGCCCCATCGACGCCGGGCACTGGGTACAGCTCAGCCACCCCCAGGAGATCGCGTCCCGGATCGCGGAATTCGCCCACCGCACCGAAGACGGCTCCCGCCACAGCCCGGACCACACCGCGCACCCGATCTGA
- a CDS encoding metal-dependent hydrolase: MFRAAHAHPERPSEPIDHHDLVLQPRDVTFDWGTTPLHWLPGEPFATHTFDVLHLMLPELERWFVRTFEQALPLITDDRLREDVRGFIGQEAMHAEAHQEVLEHLLTKGLDPAPYTLQSEWIFRRVLGDRPELTPAATHAHLLQRLALIAAFEHFTAYMGHWILNNGHLDQAGADPAMLDLFRWHGAEEVEHRSVAFDLLVHLDPRYRRRVVGMLVTAPVLTRLWIRGVRFLMRADPELDDRVKVRFRDYLASARKGLLPRPGAFARSVLRYFRPGYHPTQEGSTQQAVAYLAASPAARAAAR; encoded by the coding sequence ATGTTCCGAGCCGCACATGCCCACCCGGAGCGTCCGTCCGAGCCCATCGACCACCACGACCTGGTGCTGCAGCCCCGGGACGTCACCTTCGACTGGGGCACTACCCCGCTGCACTGGCTGCCCGGTGAGCCCTTCGCGACCCACACCTTCGATGTGCTCCACCTCATGCTCCCCGAGCTCGAACGCTGGTTCGTGCGCACCTTCGAGCAGGCACTGCCACTGATCACCGATGACCGGCTGCGCGAAGACGTACGCGGCTTCATCGGCCAGGAAGCAATGCATGCCGAGGCGCACCAGGAGGTCCTGGAGCACCTGCTCACCAAGGGGCTGGACCCGGCCCCGTACACCCTGCAGTCCGAATGGATCTTCCGAAGGGTGCTAGGAGACCGGCCGGAGCTGACGCCGGCCGCCACACACGCGCACCTCCTCCAACGGCTCGCCCTCATAGCGGCCTTCGAGCACTTCACCGCGTACATGGGTCACTGGATTCTCAACAACGGGCACCTGGACCAGGCCGGCGCGGACCCCGCGATGCTCGATCTGTTCCGCTGGCACGGCGCGGAGGAGGTCGAGCACCGTTCGGTCGCGTTCGACCTGCTGGTGCACCTCGATCCCCGGTACCGGCGCCGAGTGGTCGGCATGCTCGTCACCGCTCCGGTGCTGACCCGGCTGTGGATCCGCGGAGTCCGCTTTCTGATGAGAGCCGATCCCGAACTCGACGATCGGGTCAAGGTCCGCTTCCGCGACTACCTGGCCTCGGCCCGCAAGGGCCTGTTGCCCCGGCCGGGCGCGTTCGCCCGCTCGGTGCTGCGCTACTTCCGTCCCGGCTACCACCCGACCCAGGAGGGCTCGACCCAGCAGGCGGTCGCATATCTGGCGGCGTCCCCTGCTGCCCGAGCGGCGGCCCGATGA
- a CDS encoding PDR/VanB family oxidoreductase, whose product MDISAPVTRPPDLYGRPRSDSFMQKLAAFSDKAVTGLARRGTLPKRPPATETPAIRELVVAAKHHEAEDVVSLRLAAPDGGTLPPWQPGAHIELHLPSGRRRQYSLCGDPADRYRYHIAVRRIADGGGGSAEVHDALGDGTRVAITGRPRNAFPFAAEASVLLIAGGIGITPILPMAREAVRRGLDWRLVHTGRSRGSMPFAAELAELAAAAPGRVSIRPDDESGVPAAADLLSSIPAAGAVYCCGPAPMIDGVRRAFGDSCASALHFERFAPAPITDGRPFELQLGGTGRVLPVPYDRSALDVLHEALPDLPFSCRQGFCGTCRVRVAHGHVDHRDRRLTATERAAGAMLPCVSRAPEGERLVLEV is encoded by the coding sequence ATGGACATCAGCGCCCCCGTCACTCGGCCGCCGGACCTGTACGGCAGGCCGCGCAGCGACTCCTTCATGCAGAAGCTGGCGGCTTTCAGCGACAAGGCGGTCACGGGCCTCGCGCGGCGCGGCACTCTTCCAAAGCGCCCGCCGGCCACCGAGACGCCCGCGATCCGGGAACTGGTGGTTGCCGCCAAGCACCATGAGGCCGAGGATGTCGTCTCCCTGCGGCTGGCAGCACCCGACGGGGGAACACTCCCGCCCTGGCAGCCCGGCGCCCACATCGAACTGCACCTGCCCTCCGGCCGCAGGCGGCAGTACTCTCTGTGCGGCGACCCTGCCGACCGGTACCGGTACCACATCGCGGTGCGCCGCATCGCCGACGGCGGAGGCGGTTCGGCCGAGGTACACGACGCCCTCGGAGACGGTACGCGGGTCGCCATCACCGGGCGGCCCCGGAACGCCTTCCCCTTCGCCGCCGAGGCATCCGTCCTGCTCATCGCGGGCGGCATCGGAATCACCCCCATCCTGCCGATGGCCCGGGAGGCCGTCCGGCGCGGGCTGGACTGGAGGCTCGTGCACACCGGCCGCAGCCGCGGTTCGATGCCCTTCGCGGCAGAGCTGGCCGAACTCGCGGCCGCAGCCCCCGGCCGGGTCTCCATCCGTCCTGACGACGAGTCCGGCGTGCCCGCAGCAGCCGATCTGCTGAGCTCGATCCCGGCAGCGGGTGCGGTGTACTGCTGCGGGCCCGCGCCCATGATCGACGGCGTTCGGCGCGCGTTCGGTGACAGCTGCGCGTCCGCTCTGCATTTCGAGCGTTTCGCCCCGGCCCCGATCACGGACGGCCGTCCCTTCGAACTTCAACTGGGCGGCACCGGACGGGTTCTGCCGGTGCCGTACGACCGCTCCGCCCTGGACGTTCTCCACGAGGCCCTGCCGGACCTGCCGTTCTCCTGCCGCCAGGGGTTCTGCGGCACCTGCCGGGTACGGGTGGCCCATGGCCATGTCGATCACCGTGACCGCCGGCTCACCGCCACCGAACGCGCGGCCGGCGCCATGCTGCCCTGCGTCTCGCGTGCACCGGAAGGAGAGCGGTTGGTGCTGGAGGTGTGA
- a CDS encoding IS630 family transposase (programmed frameshift) has protein sequence MRYAQGGGLSDERRQFREGIRMMAAERFAAGEPSSAIAAELRVSVRSVQRWRRLWDKGGPRALRSAGSASVPRLSDAQFAQLEAELAKGPVAHGWPDQRWTLSRVKTVIGRRFHKSYTLQGVRKLLIRHGFSCQVPTRRAVERDEEAIWLGEGDLAARGNTAAALDAWVVFEDEAGFSMTPPTARTWARRGHTPVIRVRGRTSRQLSIAALACYKTGQPSRLIYRPKRHGSRREGRRSFAWTDYRDLLIAAHRQLGAPIILIWDNLGTHLCADMRRFIDGQNWLTVVQLPAYAPELNPVEGIWSLLRRGYTTNVAFTSTDHLIRTVRQGLRKIQYRPALLDGCLAETGLTLHPS, from the exons ATGAGGTACGCGCAGGGCGGCGGTCTGTCGGACGAGCGCCGGCAGTTCCGCGAGGGGATCCGCATGATGGCCGCAGAGCGGTTCGCCGCTGGTGAGCCGAGTTCGGCGATCGCGGCGGAGTTACGGGTCAGCGTCCGGTCGGTGCAGCGGTGGCGGCGGTTGTGGGACAAGGGCGGCCCGCGGGCCCTGCGGTCAGCGGGATCCGCCTCCGTTCCCCGGTTGAGCGATGCCCAGTTCGCCCAGCTGGAGGCGGAGTTGGCGAAGGGGCCGGTGGCGCACGGCTGGCCGGACCAGCGCTGGACACTGTCACGGGTGAAGACCGTGATCGGCCGGCGTTTCCATAAGAGCTACACCCTGCAAGGGGTGCGCAAGCTGCTGATCAGGCATGGCTTCTCCTGCCAGGTGCCGACCAGACGGGCCGTCGAACGCGACGAGGAGGCCATC TGGCTGGGTGAAGGAGACCTGGCCGCACGTGGAAACACCGCGGCGGCGCTCGACGCATGGGTCGTCTTCGAGGACGAAGCCGGCTTCTCGATGACGCCGCCCACCGCACGCACGTGGGCCAGGCGCGGCCACACCCCGGTGATCAGGGTGCGCGGCCGCACCTCGCGCCAGCTGTCCATCGCCGCCCTGGCCTGCTACAAGACAGGCCAACCCTCCCGCCTGATCTACCGGCCCAAGCGGCATGGCAGCCGACGTGAGGGCCGCCGGAGCTTTGCCTGGACGGACTACCGAGACCTCCTGATCGCCGCTCACCGTCAGCTCGGCGCCCCCATCATCCTTATCTGGGACAACCTCGGCACTCATCTCTGCGCGGACATGCGCCGCTTCATCGACGGCCAGAACTGGCTGACCGTCGTCCAGTTACCCGCCTACGCTCCCGAGCTCAACCCGGTCGAAGGCATCTGGTCGCTGCTGCGACGCGGCTACACCACCAACGTCGCCTTCACCAGCACAGACCACCTCATCCGCACCGTCCGCCAGGGACTCCGCAAGATCCAGTACCGGCCGGCCCTCCTCGACGGCTGCCTCGCAGAAACGGGACTCACCCTCCACCCCTCATAA
- a CDS encoding DUF1330 domain-containing protein: MRPERVLAISANSQKKKFYALNMFDVVDLEKYLTYFSRLPEEAPQYGGRMVAFGRFRDNVAGDLASRQVLFLVEWESEEAFNSFRDDPDLADLHPLRETGTASYVWQTFDGLDMSDPADVSLDDVLAVLKPY, encoded by the coding sequence CTGAGACCGGAGAGGGTATTAGCAATCAGCGCGAATTCACAGAAGAAGAAGTTTTACGCCCTGAATATGTTTGACGTGGTCGACTTGGAGAAGTACCTCACGTATTTCAGTCGTTTGCCCGAAGAGGCTCCGCAATATGGCGGTCGAATGGTGGCGTTTGGCCGTTTCCGGGACAACGTAGCCGGTGACCTCGCGTCGCGGCAGGTTCTGTTTCTCGTTGAATGGGAGTCCGAAGAGGCGTTCAACAGCTTCCGGGACGATCCGGACTTGGCCGACTTGCATCCGCTGCGGGAGACCGGGACGGCATCCTATGTCTGGCAGACGTTCGATGGTCTCGATATGAGTGACCCCGCCGACGTTTCGCTCGACGACGTACTGGCGGTGCTCAAGCCTTACTGA
- a CDS encoding SMP-30/gluconolactonase/LRE family protein — protein sequence MVRPAGGEPTYYETGSDGIALSADGTRLYYCPLSSRRLHSVSTDALADPDATDAEVAATVEDLGFKPMADGLESDDKGRLYGGDLEHNTIWRRSPNGTYRTLAQGRDLLWVDTLSVASDRHLYAIANQLNRLSPFHEGKDLRRKPYLLVRLPIDAGPVRLV from the coding sequence ATGGTCCGCCCCGCCGGCGGCGAGCCCACGTACTACGAGACCGGTTCCGACGGCATCGCTCTCAGCGCCGACGGCACGCGCCTCTACTACTGCCCGCTGTCCAGCCGCCGACTGCACAGCGTGTCCACCGATGCCCTCGCCGACCCGGACGCCACGGACGCCGAGGTGGCGGCGACTGTCGAGGACCTCGGGTTCAAGCCGATGGCCGACGGCCTGGAGAGCGACGACAAGGGGCGGCTCTACGGCGGCGACCTGGAACACAACACGATCTGGCGCAGGAGCCCGAACGGCACCTACCGGACCCTCGCCCAGGGACGCGATCTGCTCTGGGTCGACACCCTGTCCGTCGCCTCGGACCGGCACCTGTACGCCATCGCCAACCAGCTCAACCGACTGTCGCCCTTCCACGAGGGCAAGGACCTGCGCCGCAAGCCCTACCTCCTGGTCCGCCTGCCGATCGACGCCGGACCGGTCAGGCTCGTCTGA
- the dcd gene encoding dCTP deaminase, protein MLLSDKDIRAEIDAGRVRIDPYDESMVQPSSIDVRLDRYFRVFENHRYPHIDPSVEQADLTRLVEPEGDEPFILHPGEFVLASTYEVISLPDDLASRLEGKSSLGRLGLVTHSTAGFIDPGFSGHVTLELSNLATLPIKLWPGMKIGQLCMFRLSSPAESPYGSERYGSRYQGQRGPTASRSFLNFHRTQV, encoded by the coding sequence GTGCTTCTCTCAGACAAGGACATCCGGGCCGAGATCGACGCCGGACGGGTACGGATCGATCCCTACGACGAATCCATGGTGCAGCCGTCCAGCATCGACGTACGGCTCGACCGGTATTTCCGGGTGTTCGAGAATCACCGGTACCCCCATATCGACCCCTCCGTCGAGCAGGCCGACCTCACGCGGCTCGTGGAGCCGGAGGGTGATGAGCCGTTCATCCTCCACCCCGGGGAGTTCGTCCTCGCCTCCACCTACGAGGTCATCTCCCTGCCCGATGATCTTGCCTCGCGGCTCGAGGGCAAGTCCTCCCTCGGGCGGCTCGGGCTCGTCACCCACTCCACCGCCGGGTTCATCGACCCCGGCTTCTCGGGGCACGTCACCCTGGAGCTCTCCAACCTCGCCACGCTCCCCATCAAGCTCTGGCCCGGCATGAAGATCGGGCAGCTGTGCATGTTCCGGCTCAGCTCGCCCGCCGAGTCCCCCTACGGCAGCGAGCGGTACGGATCCCGGTACCAGGGGCAGCGCGGACCGACCGCCTCCCGGTCCTTCCTCAACTTCCATCGGACCCAGGTGTGA
- a CDS encoding phosphoribosyltransferase, with protein MSDIRENLTYEAFGAAVRELAQTIADDGYEPDIVLSIARGGVFVAGGLAYALDCKNIHLVNVEFYTGVGTTLEMPVMLAPVPNAIDFSDKKILITDDVADTGKTLKLVHDFCLDHVAEVRSAVIYEKSHSLVKCEYVWKRTDEWINFPWSVEPPVIRRTGQVLDA; from the coding sequence ATGAGTGACATACGGGAGAACCTCACCTACGAGGCGTTCGGCGCCGCCGTCCGCGAGCTCGCCCAGACCATCGCCGACGACGGATACGAGCCCGACATCGTGCTCTCCATCGCGCGCGGGGGCGTCTTCGTCGCCGGCGGGCTTGCCTACGCCCTCGACTGCAAGAACATCCACCTGGTGAATGTGGAGTTCTACACGGGCGTGGGGACGACCTTGGAAATGCCCGTCATGCTCGCCCCCGTCCCCAACGCCATCGACTTCTCCGACAAGAAGATCCTGATCACCGACGACGTCGCCGACACCGGCAAGACGCTCAAGCTGGTGCACGACTTCTGCCTCGACCACGTCGCCGAGGTGCGCTCCGCCGTCATCTACGAGAAGTCCCACTCCCTCGTGAAGTGCGAGTACGTGTGGAAGCGGACGGACGAGTGGATCAACTTCCCGTGGTCCGTCGAACCGCCCGTGATCCGGCGTACCGGCCAGGTTCTCGACGCCTAG
- a CDS encoding Yip1 family protein, whose amino-acid sequence MSQLGSKAGPGPPGPARHSPGPGTFDDVAGFRIGRGGRDNRTPQARPQQPPYGQQGPSQGYPPPPQQPYNGGYGGQSNGYGGHGGGYGGQGQGGGYGGHGEPEYFGDGAHHPPAPDPYAANNPGHTQAFSVHEDPYNQGQTYHAGAAPAAPVGPRLHWKDLLRGIVLSPARTFLQMRDYAMWGPALIVTFLYGLLAVFGFDGAREDAINATLSNAVPIVLTTAIAMVLSSFILGVVTHTLARQLGGDGAWQPTVGLSMLIMSLTDAPRLVVAMFLGGDATFVQLLGWATWVAAGALLTIMVSRSHDLPWPKALGASAIQLVALLSIVKLGTF is encoded by the coding sequence ATGTCACAGCTCGGCAGCAAAGCCGGGCCCGGACCGCCGGGCCCGGCACGTCACTCTCCGGGACCAGGTACGTTCGATGACGTGGCTGGATTCAGGATCGGACGCGGCGGCCGGGACAACCGGACCCCGCAAGCGCGCCCGCAACAACCTCCCTACGGGCAGCAGGGGCCGTCGCAGGGCTATCCCCCGCCGCCGCAGCAGCCGTACAACGGCGGCTACGGCGGTCAGAGCAATGGCTACGGCGGCCATGGCGGCGGCTACGGCGGGCAGGGACAGGGCGGCGGCTACGGCGGTCATGGCGAGCCGGAGTACTTCGGCGACGGCGCGCACCACCCGCCGGCCCCGGACCCGTACGCGGCGAACAACCCTGGCCACACCCAGGCCTTCTCCGTCCACGAGGACCCCTACAACCAGGGCCAGACCTACCACGCGGGCGCGGCCCCGGCGGCCCCCGTCGGCCCCCGTCTGCACTGGAAGGACCTCCTGAGGGGCATCGTCCTGTCCCCCGCCAGGACCTTCCTCCAGATGCGGGACTACGCGATGTGGGGCCCCGCCCTGATCGTGACGTTCCTCTACGGCCTGCTCGCGGTGTTCGGCTTCGACGGCGCCCGAGAGGACGCGATCAACGCGACCCTGTCGAACGCGGTCCCGATCGTCCTGACCACGGCGATCGCGATGGTCCTCTCCTCCTTCATCCTGGGCGTGGTCACCCACACCCTGGCCCGCCAGCTCGGCGGCGACGGCGCCTGGCAGCCCACGGTGGGCCTGTCGATGCTGATCATGTCCCTGACGGACGCGCCCCGCCTCGTCGTAGCCATGTTCCTGGGCGGCGACGCGACCTTCGTCCAGCTCCTCGGCTGGGCGACCTGGGTGGCGGCGGGCGCCCTCCTGACGATCATGGTCAGCCGCTCCCACGACCTGCCGTGGCCGAAGGCCCTGGGCGCGTCGGCGATCCAGCTGGTGGCACTGCTGTCGATCGTGAAGCTGGGCACGTTCTAG
- a CDS encoding FG-GAP and VCBS repeat-containing protein has translation MSRRTAAALAATLLATGVTPLLLSAPASAAVAKHYDDFNGDGYRDLAYGGYNGIGQSGGTVTVVYGTASGLDTAHPKAIHQDTAGIPGSDEEDDQFGASLASADLNKDGYADLVVGNPTEHVGTQQYRGSVTIVWGSASGLSGGTDLKPRTGAQGHFGTDIATGDFTGDGSPDLAVIGSMETWLYRGGFTKSGTTGSVSKIDKEGAGWYSYGLAAGKVNGDGKTDLVILGEQFIDNQPVPRAWFLKGASSGLTSGASKTVTATNAAIGDFDKNGYGDIAFGRPDSNDGKGSLLVWRGTASGPSGSHTYNQASSGVSGSPEADDNFGYAVSAGDVNGDGYADLAVGVPHEDVSGNEDQGGVHLFRGGSGGLSGLRSAWIPQTVTGPADSYLSFGYTVRLRDLTKDGKADLGVGAANTSLVLRGASGTPTATGAFVLPEFGGSFAD, from the coding sequence ATGTCCCGACGCACCGCCGCGGCCCTCGCCGCCACGCTCCTCGCGACCGGCGTCACCCCGCTGCTCCTCTCCGCCCCGGCCTCGGCGGCGGTCGCCAAGCACTACGACGACTTCAACGGCGACGGCTACCGCGACCTGGCGTACGGCGGCTACAACGGCATCGGCCAGAGCGGCGGCACCGTCACCGTCGTCTACGGCACCGCGAGCGGCCTCGACACCGCGCACCCGAAGGCCATCCACCAGGACACCGCCGGCATCCCCGGCTCGGACGAGGAGGACGACCAGTTCGGCGCCTCCCTCGCCAGCGCCGACCTCAACAAGGACGGCTACGCGGACCTGGTCGTCGGCAACCCCACCGAGCACGTGGGCACCCAGCAGTACCGCGGCTCGGTGACCATCGTCTGGGGCTCCGCCTCCGGCCTCTCCGGCGGCACCGACCTCAAGCCGAGGACCGGCGCCCAGGGCCACTTCGGCACCGACATCGCCACCGGCGACTTCACCGGGGACGGCTCGCCCGACCTCGCGGTGATCGGCAGCATGGAGACCTGGCTGTACCGCGGCGGCTTCACCAAGTCCGGTACGACCGGCAGCGTCAGCAAGATCGACAAGGAGGGCGCGGGCTGGTACTCGTACGGCCTCGCGGCCGGCAAGGTCAACGGCGACGGCAAGACCGACCTCGTCATCCTCGGCGAGCAGTTCATCGACAACCAGCCGGTCCCGCGCGCCTGGTTCCTCAAGGGCGCCTCGTCCGGCCTGACGTCGGGCGCGTCCAAGACGGTCACCGCCACGAACGCCGCGATCGGCGACTTCGACAAGAACGGCTACGGCGACATCGCCTTCGGTCGGCCCGACTCCAACGACGGCAAGGGCTCGCTCCTCGTCTGGCGCGGCACCGCCTCGGGCCCGAGCGGCTCGCACACCTACAACCAGGCCAGCTCCGGCGTCTCCGGCAGCCCGGAGGCGGACGACAACTTCGGCTACGCCGTCTCGGCGGGCGACGTGAACGGCGACGGCTACGCGGACCTCGCGGTCGGCGTCCCGCACGAGGACGTCAGCGGCAATGAGGACCAGGGCGGCGTGCACCTCTTCCGCGGCGGCTCCGGCGGCCTGTCGGGCCTGCGCTCGGCCTGGATCCCGCAGACGGTGACCGGTCCCGCGGACTCGTACCTGTCCTTCGGCTACACCGTGCGCCTGCGCGACCTGACCAAGGACGGCAAGGCGGACCTGGGCGTGGGCGCGGCCAACACGTCGCTGGTCCTGCGCGGCGCCTCGGGGACACCGACGGCGACCGGCGCGTTCGTCCTGCCGGAGTTCGGCGGGTCCTTCGCGGACTGA